In one Lachnospiraceae bacterium GAM79 genomic region, the following are encoded:
- a CDS encoding leucine-rich repeat domain-containing protein yields MIQKKIRSLIYTGLYLVLCVLLCGGIGKTAQAAESKTYNGFMYEEKESEITITGYVGDKTEVVIPGEINGKKVTTIGDRAFNDCTGLTSVTIPEGVTSIGDDAFSLCVKLTSISLPKSLTSIGSWGFSATGLTSITIPENVRSIGCEAFYACKLKKVVLPEGITRISSRTFAMCSNLTDITIPDSVTSIDEGAFCGCDKLDSIVIPDSVIEIDVRKKGEPLNVNRWPAFSRGVTIICSKNSAAYKYAKDNNLPIKLLSGKENPSDDSKQNNITPAKKGTTLTVSSKKLKVKVTSSSKKNPTVTVTKITDKKAKKLTIPATVKVKGVTYKVTAISDKAFKGNKKLITVTIGSNVTKLGKEAFSGCKNLKKITVTTGKLKTISKNAFKGINKKATITVKGTKKAKTALKKQLKKKSVGYVKTWKIK; encoded by the coding sequence ATGATACAAAAGAAGATAAGAAGCCTGATTTATACAGGCTTGTACTTAGTTCTGTGCGTATTGCTGTGCGGTGGAATCGGTAAGACTGCACAGGCGGCAGAGTCGAAAACATATAATGGTTTTATGTATGAAGAAAAAGAAAGTGAAATTACTATTACCGGTTATGTGGGGGATAAGACGGAAGTTGTAATTCCGGGGGAGATTAATGGTAAGAAGGTAACAACTATAGGAGACAGGGCATTTAATGATTGTACCGGTTTAACCAGTGTAACGATACCGGAGGGAGTAACAAGTATAGGAGATGATGCATTTTCGTTATGCGTAAAGCTGACCAGTATATCGTTACCAAAGAGTTTAACAAGTATAGGTAGTTGGGGATTTTCTGCTACCGGGCTGACCAGTATCACTATACCCGAAAATGTAAGAAGTATAGGATGTGAGGCTTTTTATGCATGTAAATTAAAAAAAGTAGTATTGCCGGAGGGAATAACAAGAATTTCCAGTAGAACATTTGCTATGTGCAGCAATTTAACCGATATAACGATACCTGATAGCGTAACAAGTATCGATGAGGGAGCATTTTGTGGCTGCGATAAGTTAGATTCTATTGTTATACCGGACAGTGTAATTGAAATTGATGTAAGAAAAAAGGGCGAGCCTTTGAACGTAAATCGGTGGCCTGCTTTTAGCAGAGGTGTTACGATTATCTGTAGTAAAAATTCCGCAGCATATAAATACGCAAAGGACAATAATTTACCAATCAAATTATTGTCCGGGAAAGAGAATCCATCAGATGATTCAAAACAGAATAATATAACTCCGGCGAAGAAAGGTACAACCCTTACCGTATCTTCCAAGAAGCTTAAAGTAAAGGTAACTTCATCTTCTAAGAAGAATCCAACTGTTACAGTGACAAAGATCACGGACAAGAAAGCCAAGAAGCTTACCATCCCGGCTACAGTAAAAGTAAAAGGTGTTACTTATAAGGTAACTGCAATATCAGATAAAGCATTTAAGGGTAACAAGAAGCTGATAACAGTTACAATCGGAAGTAACGTGACGAAGCTCGGTAAAGAAGCATTCTCCGGCTGTAAGAACCTGAAGAAGATCACAGTTACAACAGGAAAGCTGAAGACCATCAGTAAGAATGCATTCAAGGGAATTAATAAGAAAGCAACCATTACTGTGAAAGGCACAAAGAAAGCAAAGACAGCTTTAAAGAAACAGCTGAAAAAGAAATCCGTCGGATACGTAAAGACGTGGAAGATTAAATAA